One window from the genome of Eucalyptus grandis isolate ANBG69807.140 chromosome 7, ASM1654582v1, whole genome shotgun sequence encodes:
- the LOC120296133 gene encoding valencene synthase-like: MDKPSQKLNLIDQIQRLGLAYHFEIEIDEQLQQIHRSYFESHHGDNDDNLHMTALLFRLLRQQGYNVPCEIFNKFKDDEGNFSKLLVVDVQGVLSLFEACHLRFHGDDILNDALAFTKAVLESTDKGKVSRIYFEPAYEATREILTKVNVILTIMDDLYDGYGTLEELELFTEAIERWDVGANDRLPEYMQVFYKTVLDFYDEIGYELIKKGQLYRIFYAKEGMKNTVRAYLAEAKWFHQNYIPTMEEYMPVASVTIGCAMVMATSLLGMGDIVTKNEFDWLLFSDPKMVKTSNVVSRLMNDIAGHKSEQERGDAASSVECFMKQYRVTEEEAKEVLRKQVDDAWMDINEELCRPTVERTLLLVRILNFSRTFHVIYNDEKDHYSHAGTRFKELVTSLLVNPLPV; this comes from the exons ATGGATAAGCCTTCACAAAAGTTGAACTTGATTGATCAAATCCAACGCCTAGGACTTGCCTACcattttgaaattgagataGATGAGCAGCTACAACAAATCCACAGAAGCTATTTTGAATCTCATCATGGCGATAATGATGACAACCTACACATGACTGCTCTTCTCTTTCGATTGTTGCGACAACAAGGTTACAATGTTCCATGCG AAATCTTTAACAAGTTCAAGGACGATGAAGGGAACTTCAGCAAATTGCTCGTTGTCGATGTGCAAGGAGTGCTGAGCTTGTTTGAAGCTTGCCATCTACGATTTCATGGTGATGATATTTTGAATGATGCACTTGCCTTTACTAAAGCTGTCCTTGAATCAACTGACAAAGGAAAAGTAAGCC GAATTTATTTTGAACCAGCATACGAAGCCACTAGAGAAATACTGACCAAAGTGAACGTGATTCTTACCATTATGGATGACTTGTATGATGGCTATGGTACATTGGAAGAACTAGAACTTTTCACCGAAGCAATTGAAAG GTGGGATGTCGGTGCCAATGATCGATTGCCAGAGTACATGCAAGTGTTTTACAAGACAGTTCTAGATTTTTATGACGAAATTGGCTACGAACTAATCAAAAAAGGACAATTATACCGCATCTTCTATGCAAAAGAAGGG ATGAAAAACACAGTGAGAGCGTACCTTGCTGAAGCCAAATGGTTCCACCAAAACTACATACCAACGATGGAGGAATACATGCCCGTTGCATCAGTTACCATTGGTTGTGCAATGGTAATGGCGACATCGTTACTGGGAATGGGAGACATCGTAACAAAAAATGAGTTTGACTGGTTATTGTTTAGCGATCCCAAGATGGTGAAGACTTCAAATGTAGTCAGTCGGCTCATGAATGACATTGCCGGACATAAG TCTGAGCAAGAGAGAGGAGATGCCGCATCTTCAGTGGAGTGTTTCATGAAACAGTATAGAGTGACGGAGGAAGAGGCCAAGGAGGTTCTCCGTAAACAAGTGGACGATGCATGGATGGACATTAACGAAGAGCTGTGCCGTCCGACCGTTGAACGTACGCTACTCCTAGTGCGAATTCTCAATTTTTCACGAACCTTCCATGTGATATACAACGATGAAAAAGATCACTACTCTCATGCTGGAACCAGGTTCAAAGAGCTTGTGACTTCTCTGCTTGTCAATCCATTGCCAGTGTGA